The proteins below are encoded in one region of Knoellia sp. S7-12:
- a CDS encoding LCP family protein translates to MHDEHDEQTGVEDTAARRGDARRVDSRPSTRSEVRAQQRARHMSRRRRVLVIAGVVASLVVGGTVAACIRLNGNIDRLDVSKMLGTSRPTPAGDIATGPLNILLIGSDVREGDGNEDYGSGDWEPGQHSDTNILMHFSGDRKSVTMVSIPRDSMVPAPVGCKADAPVDQWKVTQWNQNFNTGGPGCLIRTIEGNTDVFVNHFAVVDFGGFKDMVDALGGVPACTPVAIDDPKAKFTLAAGKHTLDGEQALGYVRTRYSVGDGSDIGRIKRQQAFMSSVAQKATQSSLLLRPDKLLRFLDAATQSLTTDPDFGVGEMREVAESIKGIGVDKIQFVTVPTQEYAPDKNRVQWAPEADKLWEAIRADRELGAPTPTPSPTSAVPLTVTPDKIQVQIANASGVPGLAKQTVTALNVQGFDNPTSIVAAAADAKGATVEFSGDREDAARTVAAAFPGATVKRSGVDLGQQIRVTLGAGAPDVIAVPNRLGTAPIPTPTVSSNPSSAATLETRKADADICS, encoded by the coding sequence CACGACGAGCAGACTGGTGTCGAGGACACCGCGGCCCGCCGCGGCGACGCACGCCGGGTCGACTCACGTCCCAGCACACGGAGTGAGGTGCGCGCTCAGCAGCGTGCCCGTCACATGTCCCGACGACGCCGGGTCCTCGTCATCGCCGGGGTCGTGGCCTCGCTGGTCGTGGGTGGCACGGTGGCGGCCTGCATCCGGCTCAACGGCAACATCGACCGTCTCGACGTCTCGAAGATGCTCGGCACGAGCCGTCCGACCCCGGCCGGCGACATCGCCACCGGTCCACTCAACATCCTGCTCATCGGCTCAGACGTCCGTGAGGGTGACGGCAACGAGGACTACGGCAGTGGCGACTGGGAGCCCGGCCAACACTCGGACACCAACATCCTCATGCACTTCTCGGGCGACCGGAAGTCCGTGACGATGGTGTCGATTCCGCGCGATTCGATGGTTCCGGCGCCGGTCGGCTGCAAGGCCGACGCTCCCGTGGATCAGTGGAAGGTCACGCAGTGGAACCAGAACTTCAACACGGGCGGGCCGGGTTGCCTCATCCGCACCATCGAGGGCAACACCGACGTCTTCGTCAACCACTTCGCGGTCGTCGACTTCGGCGGCTTCAAGGACATGGTTGACGCGCTCGGAGGGGTCCCCGCTTGCACTCCTGTGGCCATCGACGACCCCAAGGCCAAGTTCACCCTCGCGGCCGGCAAGCACACGCTCGATGGCGAGCAGGCCCTCGGCTACGTGCGCACCCGCTACTCGGTCGGCGACGGCTCAGACATCGGTCGCATCAAGCGCCAGCAAGCCTTCATGTCTTCAGTGGCGCAGAAGGCGACGCAGTCGTCGTTGCTCCTGCGTCCCGACAAGTTGCTGCGCTTCCTCGACGCGGCCACTCAATCGCTGACGACTGACCCCGACTTCGGTGTCGGTGAGATGCGTGAGGTCGCCGAGAGCATCAAGGGGATCGGTGTCGACAAGATCCAGTTCGTCACCGTTCCCACCCAGGAATACGCCCCGGACAAGAACCGCGTCCAGTGGGCGCCCGAGGCAGACAAGCTCTGGGAGGCGATCCGCGCCGACCGCGAACTGGGGGCCCCGACGCCCACGCCCAGCCCGACCTCGGCCGTGCCCCTCACGGTGACGCCGGACAAGATCCAGGTCCAGATCGCGAACGCATCCGGTGTCCCGGGCCTCGCCAAGCAAACCGTCACCGCACTGAATGTCCAGGGCTTCGACAACCCCACGTCGATCGTCGCCGCTGCCGCCGACGCCAAGGGCGCAACGGTCGAGTTCTCCGGCGACCGTGAGGACGCGGCCCGCACCGTCGCCGCAGCCTTCCCCGGTGCCACGGTCAAGAGATCCGGGGTCGATCTCGGTCAACAGATCCGGGTCACCCTCGGAGCCGGTGCACCGGACGTCATCGCGGTTCCCAACCGCTTGGGCACCGCACCCATCCCCACCCCGACGGTGTCGTCCAACCCCTCGTCGGCCGCGACGCTCGAGACGCGCAAGGCCGACGCCGACATCTGCTCCTGA
- a CDS encoding methylated-DNA--[protein]-cysteine S-methyltransferase, whose product MGIMTTTQLPRRHATLTTDMGDLLAVAEGDALAGLYFPVHWHPPAVDAIGLQVSPTGDAVFEVTTRELAEYFRGERTTFTVPTATHGDAFSERVWDLLVTIAYGTTTTYGAIARELGNPGLAQRVGQAVGHNPVSILIPCHRVIGSDGSLTGYAGGLDRKARLLALEEPPEAAESRLF is encoded by the coding sequence ATGGGCATCATGACGACGACCCAACTCCCCCGACGCCACGCCACCCTCACAACGGACATGGGCGACCTCCTTGCCGTCGCTGAAGGGGACGCCCTCGCCGGCCTCTACTTCCCCGTCCACTGGCACCCACCGGCGGTCGACGCGATCGGCCTCCAGGTTTCGCCGACGGGCGATGCCGTCTTCGAGGTCACGACGCGCGAGCTGGCGGAGTACTTCCGCGGCGAGCGGACGACCTTCACCGTCCCGACGGCGACACACGGGGACGCCTTCTCGGAGCGGGTCTGGGACCTCCTCGTGACGATCGCCTATGGCACCACGACGACCTACGGCGCGATCGCACGCGAGCTCGGCAACCCGGGGCTGGCGCAGCGGGTCGGCCAGGCCGTCGGACACAACCCGGTCAGCATTCTCATCCCGTGTCACCGAGTGATCGGTTCCGACGGTTCACTGACCGGGTATGCCGGTGGGCTGGATCGCAAGGCCCGCCTCCTTGCGCTGGAGGAACCTCCCGAGGCCGCCGAGTCGCGCCTGTTCTGA
- a CDS encoding bifunctional glycosyltransferase family 2/GtrA family protein, producing the protein MTTVLDVVVPVHNEQATVGACVRRLHAHLVATFPYPFRITVADNASTDATWATAQALTGELPGVRAVHLAEKGRGRALKQVWLGSDALVLAYMDVDLSTDLDALWPLVAPLMSGHSDVAIGSRLARGSRVVRGAQREVISRCYNLVLRGALGARFTDAQCGFKAIRGDVAGELLPLVQDTTWFFDTELLVLAERAQLRIHEVPVDWYDDPDSRVDVISTARDDLRGVWRMRRTLSASSPHVFAIAERMGRRMPSGHVARQAVSFLVIGVVSTVFHLGLFALLRQGMASATLANAIALLVATIANTSWNRHWTFGLRGREGAGRQQLQALVVFLITLAFTSAGLGLLHAVAPGAPTWVETGAVGVTTALSTAVKFVLMRTWIFAPPAVPEQSTTQSRAPMSVQRGEIPAVVIEEEQHDRRVIVLNRD; encoded by the coding sequence ATGACCACCGTCCTCGATGTCGTCGTCCCCGTCCACAACGAGCAGGCCACCGTCGGGGCGTGCGTCCGCCGACTCCACGCCCACCTGGTGGCGACGTTCCCGTACCCGTTCCGGATCACCGTCGCCGACAACGCGAGCACCGACGCGACGTGGGCGACGGCACAGGCCCTCACCGGTGAGCTGCCCGGAGTGCGCGCCGTCCACCTGGCCGAGAAGGGTCGGGGCCGTGCCCTCAAGCAGGTGTGGCTGGGTTCGGACGCGCTGGTCCTCGCCTACATGGACGTCGACCTGTCGACCGACCTCGATGCCCTGTGGCCGCTCGTCGCGCCGCTCATGTCGGGGCACTCGGACGTCGCCATCGGGTCCCGCCTGGCCCGCGGTTCCCGAGTCGTGCGCGGAGCCCAGCGCGAAGTCATCTCACGCTGCTACAACCTCGTCCTGCGCGGGGCCCTCGGCGCGCGATTCACGGACGCCCAGTGCGGCTTCAAGGCAATCCGTGGCGACGTGGCAGGCGAGCTCCTCCCCCTCGTCCAGGACACGACGTGGTTCTTCGACACCGAACTCCTCGTCCTCGCCGAGCGCGCCCAGCTGCGCATCCACGAGGTTCCGGTCGACTGGTACGACGACCCCGACAGCCGCGTCGACGTCATCAGCACCGCACGTGACGACCTGCGCGGCGTGTGGCGGATGCGTCGCACCCTCTCGGCGTCGTCCCCGCACGTCTTCGCGATCGCGGAACGCATGGGCCGGCGTATGCCGAGTGGTCACGTCGCGCGTCAGGCCGTCAGCTTCCTGGTGATCGGCGTCGTGTCGACCGTGTTCCACCTCGGGCTCTTCGCACTCCTGCGCCAAGGGATGGCGTCGGCGACGCTCGCCAACGCCATCGCCCTGCTCGTGGCCACGATCGCCAACACCTCGTGGAACCGGCACTGGACCTTCGGGCTGCGCGGGCGCGAAGGTGCCGGGCGACAGCAACTGCAGGCACTCGTCGTCTTCCTGATCACGCTGGCGTTCACGTCGGCAGGGCTGGGGCTGCTGCACGCGGTCGCCCCCGGCGCCCCGACGTGGGTCGAGACCGGGGCCGTAGGAGTGACAACGGCCCTGTCGACGGCGGTGAAGTTCGTTCTCATGCGGACATGGATCTTCGCACCACCCGCAGTGCCCGAGCAGTCGACGACGCAGTCGCGGGCGCCGATGTCAGTACAACGTGGCGAGATACCCGCCGTCGTCATCGAGGAAGAACAGCACGACCGTCGAGTCATAGTCCTGAACCGTGACTGA
- a CDS encoding glycosyltransferase family 39 protein, giving the protein MNAMTFSPGPAAATASPPTEERVSAPDESAARTSRLQRFIRGNAEDPTWARPALLVLLAVTAAFYTYGLTSNGWANSFYSAAVQAGSESWKAFFYGSSDAGNSITVDKPPAALWVMALSVRLFGLSSFAILFPQVLMGVATVGVVFTSVRRWWGAAAGLIAGTVMALTPVAVLMFRFNNPDALLVLLMALGAWATMRSIERGSARWMALAGVFIGLGFLTKTLQVLLVVPFFGIAYLVAADTTLRRRIIGAAAGVGAMLLSAGWWVAIVELVPASMRPYIGGSQTNSFLELTFGYNGLGRINGNETGSVGGGNGWGSTGLGRMFSSSIGGQISWLIPSALILLAVGLWLRGRAPRTDVRRAGYIVWGGWLTVTILIFSLMAGIFHEYYTVALAPAVAALVGMGSAEAWERRESWLGVGTLSAATLAAAIWSFVLLSRTTAYGDWLRVLVLALGITAALGFLALDRLHRRAVPAVIAAALIAALAGPTAYSITTVNTTYTGSIVTAGPSTGGMGGPGGGGMPRGGTMPTMPGGGAAPQGGGTAPQGGGTAPQGGGGMGGLLDASTPSTEVVAALSEGASSYRWVAAAVGSQTAAGLQLGSGLPVMAIGGFNGSDPSPTLAQFQDYVDQGLIHYFASSGTGGGMRGGGVGGTGTASEISTWVQANFTSVTIDGSTFYDLTKPVGATTTTDSTSSTTESTV; this is encoded by the coding sequence ATGAACGCGATGACCTTCTCCCCCGGCCCTGCTGCCGCGACCGCCAGTCCACCGACCGAGGAGCGCGTGAGCGCACCGGACGAGTCGGCCGCCCGGACCTCCCGCCTCCAACGGTTCATCCGTGGGAACGCCGAGGACCCCACGTGGGCCCGGCCCGCGCTGCTGGTGTTGTTGGCCGTCACCGCGGCGTTCTACACCTACGGGCTCACGAGCAACGGCTGGGCCAACAGCTTCTACTCGGCCGCCGTCCAGGCCGGTAGCGAGTCCTGGAAGGCCTTCTTCTACGGGTCATCCGACGCCGGGAACTCGATCACCGTCGACAAGCCGCCTGCGGCACTGTGGGTCATGGCGCTCAGCGTCCGGCTCTTCGGGCTGAGCTCGTTCGCGATCCTCTTCCCCCAGGTGCTCATGGGTGTCGCGACCGTCGGGGTCGTCTTCACGAGCGTGCGCCGCTGGTGGGGTGCAGCCGCTGGGCTCATCGCCGGCACGGTCATGGCGCTCACTCCGGTCGCCGTGCTCATGTTCCGCTTCAACAACCCCGACGCACTGCTCGTCCTCCTCATGGCGCTTGGCGCCTGGGCGACCATGCGGTCCATCGAGCGCGGCTCCGCCCGCTGGATGGCCCTCGCCGGCGTCTTCATCGGCCTCGGCTTCCTCACCAAGACCCTGCAGGTCCTCCTCGTCGTGCCGTTCTTCGGCATCGCCTACCTTGTCGCAGCCGACACCACGTTGCGGCGCCGGATCATCGGGGCGGCTGCGGGCGTCGGCGCAATGCTGCTCTCCGCCGGGTGGTGGGTGGCCATCGTCGAGCTCGTCCCGGCGAGCATGCGCCCCTACATCGGTGGCAGCCAGACCAACTCGTTCCTGGAGCTGACCTTCGGCTACAACGGACTCGGCCGGATCAACGGCAACGAGACCGGCTCCGTCGGTGGCGGGAACGGCTGGGGCTCAACGGGACTCGGACGCATGTTCAGCAGCAGCATCGGCGGCCAGATCTCGTGGCTCATCCCCAGCGCACTCATCCTGCTCGCCGTGGGCCTCTGGCTGCGCGGCCGGGCTCCTCGCACCGACGTGCGCCGGGCGGGCTACATCGTGTGGGGCGGCTGGCTCACCGTTACGATCCTGATCTTCTCGCTCATGGCCGGCATCTTCCACGAGTACTACACCGTCGCCCTCGCACCCGCCGTCGCCGCACTGGTCGGCATGGGATCGGCCGAGGCGTGGGAGCGCCGCGAGTCCTGGCTCGGCGTCGGAACGCTGTCCGCCGCAACTCTCGCCGCAGCGATCTGGAGCTTCGTCCTGCTGAGCCGGACCACGGCATACGGAGACTGGCTGCGCGTGCTCGTCCTTGCCCTGGGAATCACCGCCGCTCTCGGCTTCCTCGCCCTCGACCGGCTGCACCGACGCGCGGTCCCGGCCGTCATCGCAGCCGCCCTCATCGCAGCGCTCGCCGGCCCCACGGCATACAGCATCACGACCGTGAACACGACCTACACCGGCTCGATCGTCACCGCGGGACCCAGCACCGGCGGGATGGGCGGCCCGGGAGGCGGCGGAATGCCACGGGGCGGCACCATGCCGACCATGCCCGGCGGTGGCGCCGCACCCCAAGGTGGCGGGACCGCACCCCAAGGTGGCGGGACCGCACCGCAAGGAGGCGGCGGCATGGGCGGACTCCTGGACGCCAGCACCCCGAGCACCGAGGTCGTCGCCGCCCTGTCCGAGGGCGCGAGCAGCTATCGCTGGGTCGCGGCCGCCGTCGGGTCGCAGACCGCTGCGGGACTCCAGCTCGGCTCCGGTCTGCCCGTCATGGCGATCGGTGGGTTCAACGGGTCCGACCCGAGCCCGACGCTGGCTCAGTTCCAGGACTACGTCGACCAGGGCCTCATCCACTACTTCGCGTCCAGCGGCACCGGCGGCGGCATGCGTGGCGGGGGCGTGGGTGGAACGGGCACGGCCTCCGAGATCTCCACCTGGGTCCAGGCCAACTTCACGAGCGTCACGATCGATGGTTCGACGTTCTATGACCTCACGAAGCCCGTGGGAGCCACCACGACGACGGACAGCACGTCCTCGACCACGGAGTCGACCGTATGA
- a CDS encoding HAMP domain-containing sensor histidine kinase, giving the protein MSEAPRSWFDPSGWSLTTKLVAAVVGLFLVITAATSAFTVFALQNHLVNQIDQDVTASLFRAGGPRGPVGGGGPIPGGGGESLLLVLRDGDVVRNQVEYGRTIGELTTAQVDTLQDASIGATPKTVEVEGLGEYRVASARGAGGNTVISGLPMSGISRIVDAIIALVVGTTLVGLALVAIGGQWLIRRGLAPLQRVAHTATQVSRLELDSGDVALAQRVPAADTDPRTEVGQVGVALNSMLDNVEGALKARHKSETQVRQFVADASHELRTPLASIRGYAELSRREREPVPASVTHALTRVESEALRMQGLVEDLLLLARLDAGRPLDSVTVDLSLLAMDAVSDAHAAAPGHQWELDLPDEPVEVDGDQARLHQVLANLLANARTHTPAGTRVVTSLRRDADWVKLTVADDGPGVPETLQESVFERFTRGDEARTRASGSTGLGLSIVDAVAKSHGGRVELDSRPGQTTFTVALPA; this is encoded by the coding sequence ATGAGCGAGGCCCCGCGTTCCTGGTTCGACCCCAGCGGCTGGTCGCTGACGACCAAGCTCGTCGCCGCGGTCGTGGGTCTGTTCCTCGTCATCACGGCGGCCACGTCGGCGTTCACCGTCTTCGCCCTGCAGAACCACCTCGTCAACCAGATCGACCAGGACGTCACGGCGTCCCTCTTTCGGGCAGGCGGCCCACGCGGCCCCGTTGGCGGCGGAGGCCCCATCCCCGGCGGCGGGGGCGAGTCCCTCCTCCTCGTGCTGCGCGACGGCGATGTCGTGCGCAACCAGGTCGAGTACGGCCGGACGATCGGCGAGCTCACCACGGCACAGGTCGACACCTTGCAGGACGCCAGCATCGGCGCGACCCCCAAGACGGTCGAGGTCGAGGGCCTGGGCGAGTACCGCGTCGCCTCGGCGCGCGGCGCCGGCGGCAACACAGTCATCTCGGGCCTGCCGATGAGCGGCATCAGCCGGATCGTCGACGCCATCATCGCTCTCGTCGTCGGCACGACCCTCGTGGGTCTGGCCCTCGTGGCCATCGGCGGCCAGTGGCTCATCCGGCGCGGGCTCGCACCCCTCCAACGGGTGGCGCACACCGCAACCCAGGTCAGCCGTCTCGAGCTCGACTCCGGCGACGTCGCGCTCGCTCAGCGGGTGCCTGCGGCGGACACGGACCCGCGCACCGAGGTCGGCCAGGTCGGCGTCGCGCTCAACAGCATGCTCGACAACGTCGAGGGCGCCCTCAAGGCGCGGCACAAGTCAGAGACGCAGGTGCGCCAGTTCGTCGCAGATGCGTCCCACGAGCTGCGGACGCCGTTGGCGTCCATTCGCGGGTATGCCGAGCTGTCCCGTCGCGAGCGCGAGCCGGTTCCCGCATCGGTCACCCACGCGTTGACCCGGGTCGAGTCAGAGGCGCTTCGGATGCAGGGCCTTGTCGAGGACCTGCTTCTGCTGGCCCGGCTCGATGCGGGTCGGCCTCTCGACAGCGTGACCGTCGACCTCTCCCTCCTGGCGATGGATGCGGTCTCCGACGCGCACGCGGCGGCGCCCGGTCATCAGTGGGAGCTCGACCTGCCCGACGAGCCGGTCGAGGTGGACGGTGACCAGGCACGACTGCATCAGGTCCTGGCCAACCTGTTGGCCAACGCCCGCACGCACACCCCCGCCGGGACGAGGGTCGTCACGTCGCTTCGACGGGACGCCGACTGGGTGAAGCTGACGGTGGCCGACGATGGTCCAGGTGTGCCAGAGACGTTGCAGGAGAGCGTCTTTGAACGGTTCACGCGTGGGGACGAGGCTCGCACCCGAGCGAGTGGGTCAACCGGATTGGGGCTGTCGATCGTCGACGCGGTCGCAAAGTCGCACGGTGGTCGGGTCGAGCTCGACAGCCGCCCGGGCCAGACGACCTTCACCGTCGCCCTCCCCGCCTGA
- a CDS encoding response regulator transcription factor, translating to MSTASTSSAKLLRPDGSPVRVLVVDDESNLTELLSMALRYEGWEVRSAATGLKAVKAAREFQPDAVVLDMMLPDFDGLEVLRRMRADDDAVPVLFLTAKDAVEDRVAGLTAGGDDYVTKPFSLEEVVARLRALMRRTTVIADQSSSVIAVGDLTMDEDSHEVTRGGDEIHLTATEFELLRYLMRNPKRVLSKAQILDRVWNYDFGGQANVVELYISYLRKKIDAGRTPMIHTMRGVGYVLKPAE from the coding sequence ATGAGCACCGCATCGACCTCGTCCGCCAAGCTGCTGCGCCCTGACGGGAGCCCCGTTCGGGTCCTGGTGGTCGACGACGAGTCCAACCTCACCGAGCTGTTGTCGATGGCCCTGCGCTACGAGGGGTGGGAGGTCCGCTCCGCGGCCACCGGTCTCAAGGCGGTCAAGGCGGCGCGTGAATTCCAGCCCGACGCAGTCGTGCTCGACATGATGCTCCCCGACTTCGACGGCCTCGAGGTGTTGCGCCGGATGCGCGCCGACGACGACGCCGTCCCCGTGCTGTTCCTCACCGCCAAGGACGCCGTCGAGGACCGAGTCGCTGGTCTCACTGCGGGTGGCGACGACTACGTGACCAAGCCGTTCAGCCTCGAGGAGGTCGTGGCCCGGCTGCGCGCCCTCATGCGCCGCACCACGGTCATTGCCGACCAGTCGTCATCGGTCATCGCCGTCGGCGATCTCACCATGGACGAGGACAGCCACGAGGTGACGCGCGGAGGTGACGAGATCCACCTCACCGCAACCGAATTCGAGCTGTTGCGCTATCTCATGCGCAACCCCAAGCGGGTGCTGTCCAAGGCGCAGATCCTCGACCGCGTGTGGAACTACGACTTCGGCGGCCAGGCCAACGTCGTCGAGCTCTACATCTCCTACCTGCGCAAGAAGATCGACGCCGGCCGCACCCCGATGATCCACACGATGCGCGGCGTCGGCTACGTCCTCAAGCCGGCGGAATGA
- a CDS encoding acyl-CoA dehydrogenase family protein gives MPTILPPATYVSPWMQDEVADVATLARTFFEREVTPNLERFAEQHQVDKETWLAAGAAGLLCISIPEEYGGGGGSFAHEAAVMWEQGRAGDDALGYSVHSSIVAHYLLQYGSEEQKQRWLPRMATGELIGAIAMTEPSTGSDLQAIRTTAKRDGDRYVVNGSKTFITNSSHAGLVVIVARTGGEGAQGVSLIFAEVGGTSETPGLEGFERGRVLKKIGQHGQDTRELSFSDMLVPVGNLLGEEEGQGFYQLMLQLPQERLAIAVGAVGSADKAVELAIAYSKEREAFGKPIGDFQNTRFTLAEVSTDVLAARTFLDYCIGLHINGQLDAATASRAKYWTTDVQCDVIDRCLQIFGGYGYMMEYPIARMYAGARVQKIYGGTNEIMKELISRTL, from the coding sequence ATGCCCACGATCCTCCCGCCCGCGACCTACGTGTCCCCCTGGATGCAGGACGAGGTCGCCGATGTCGCCACCTTGGCCCGCACGTTCTTCGAGCGTGAGGTGACCCCGAACCTCGAGCGCTTCGCCGAGCAGCACCAGGTCGACAAGGAGACGTGGCTGGCTGCGGGCGCAGCAGGACTGTTGTGCATCTCTATCCCCGAGGAGTACGGCGGTGGTGGCGGCAGCTTCGCCCACGAGGCCGCCGTGATGTGGGAGCAGGGGCGGGCGGGTGACGACGCGCTCGGCTACTCGGTGCACTCGTCGATCGTGGCCCACTACCTCCTTCAATACGGGTCCGAAGAGCAGAAGCAGCGCTGGCTCCCGCGGATGGCCACCGGCGAACTCATCGGTGCCATCGCCATGACCGAGCCGTCGACCGGGTCGGACCTGCAGGCGATCCGCACCACCGCCAAGCGCGACGGCGACCGCTACGTCGTCAACGGCAGCAAGACCTTCATCACCAACTCGTCGCACGCCGGGCTCGTGGTCATCGTCGCCCGCACCGGCGGCGAAGGGGCACAAGGGGTTTCGCTCATCTTCGCGGAGGTCGGTGGCACTTCAGAGACGCCGGGGCTCGAGGGCTTCGAGCGCGGCCGCGTCCTGAAGAAGATCGGGCAGCACGGGCAGGACACCCGCGAGCTCTCATTCAGCGACATGTTGGTCCCGGTCGGCAACCTCCTCGGCGAGGAGGAGGGCCAGGGCTTCTATCAGCTCATGCTCCAGCTGCCTCAGGAACGTCTGGCCATCGCCGTCGGAGCAGTCGGCTCGGCCGACAAGGCGGTTGAGCTGGCCATCGCCTACTCGAAGGAGCGCGAGGCGTTCGGCAAGCCCATCGGTGACTTCCAGAACACGCGCTTCACCCTCGCCGAGGTGAGCACCGACGTCCTCGCCGCCCGAACCTTCCTCGACTACTGCATCGGGCTGCACATCAACGGGCAGCTGGACGCCGCCACCGCGTCGCGTGCGAAGTACTGGACGACCGACGTGCAGTGCGACGTCATCGACCGGTGCCTCCAGATCTTCGGCGGCTACGGCTACATGATGGAGTACCCCATCGCCCGCATGTATGCCGGCGCTCGGGTGCAGAAGATCTATGGCGGGACCAACGAGATCATGAAGGAACTCATCTCCCGCACGCTCTGA
- a CDS encoding CoA transferase, translated as MSDSVGVAGPLSGVRVLSIAINLPGPAAVARLASQGATVTTVLPPSGDPLEHYAAAYFDELHEGQTIERVDLKSDEGRARLDALLAETDVFLTSSRPSALARLGLDHASVSGRHTQVCQVDIVGHPGGGAEVAGHDLTYQAGSGLVRDGRMPATTVVDLAGAERAAAEAAAALVSRARTGRGCRREVALSDLAHAMARPVAHGLTVPGGLLGGGLPVYDVYAASEGHVALAALEPHFAARLLAALEIDPDDLSRERLAEVFAGRTADEWQQWADERDIPLAAVASSPST; from the coding sequence ATGAGCGACTCGGTCGGAGTCGCTGGACCACTCAGCGGCGTGCGCGTCCTCTCGATCGCCATCAACCTGCCGGGGCCGGCCGCCGTTGCGCGGCTGGCCTCGCAGGGGGCGACGGTCACCACCGTCCTGCCCCCCTCGGGTGACCCGCTGGAGCACTACGCCGCGGCCTACTTCGACGAGCTGCACGAGGGCCAGACCATCGAGCGCGTCGACCTCAAGAGCGACGAGGGCCGCGCCCGATTGGACGCGTTGCTCGCCGAGACCGATGTCTTCCTCACCAGCTCCCGGCCCTCGGCCCTGGCACGGTTGGGACTTGACCACGCCTCGGTGAGCGGACGGCATACGCAGGTCTGTCAGGTCGACATCGTCGGCCACCCCGGCGGCGGTGCCGAGGTGGCGGGCCACGACCTCACCTACCAGGCGGGGTCCGGTCTCGTGAGAGACGGGCGTATGCCGGCCACCACAGTTGTCGACCTGGCCGGCGCCGAGCGCGCGGCGGCCGAGGCTGCGGCGGCTCTCGTCTCACGCGCCCGCACTGGGCGTGGATGCCGCCGTGAAGTCGCGTTGTCCGACCTCGCCCACGCGATGGCACGCCCGGTCGCGCACGGCCTGACCGTGCCCGGCGGCTTGCTCGGCGGCGGCCTCCCGGTCTATGACGTGTATGCCGCGTCAGAGGGTCACGTCGCGCTCGCCGCGCTCGAACCCCACTTCGCTGCAAGGCTGCTCGCTGCTCTCGAGATCGACCCCGACGACCTCAGCCGCGAGCGGCTGGCGGAGGTCTTTGCCGGCCGCACCGCCGACGAGTGGCAGCAGTGGGCCGACGAGCGGGACATCCCGCTGGCCGCTGTCGCGTCCTCTCCTTCCACCTGA